A genomic segment from Schistocerca piceifrons isolate TAMUIC-IGC-003096 chromosome 4, iqSchPice1.1, whole genome shotgun sequence encodes:
- the LOC124795067 gene encoding ATP synthase subunit e, mitochondrial yields the protein MADLPPPVRVSPLIKFGRWSFLLAGVLYGASRQRSLSKKEAALREIEEKEKAIRDAKLKEEKARLSKIEMAELARAAGVQPEP from the exons ATGGCGGATCTTCCACCACCAGTGAGGGTATCTCCTCTGATAAAG tttggcCGATGGAGTTTCCTTTTGGCTGGAGTGCTTTATGGGGCATCAAGACAAAGATCGCTTTCCAAGAAAGAAGCTGCATTGCGAGAAATAGAGGAAAAAGAAAAGGCAATTCGTGACGCTAAGTTAAAGGAAGAAAAGGCTAGATTAAGTAAAA TTGAAATGGCAGAATTGGCACGGGCTGCTGGAGTGCAACCAGAACCATAA